AGTGGTTTGGTTCCGATGATTTCAATTgctcaaataattttttgtacttttaaaattaatgaaattaagtTCAACACTTAATTTGTTGTTAAACTCTTAGTGCATGACATGggttttcactaaaaaaatggctaaataaaaaaaatatgaagtttaTTAAATGGGCTTGCCTGTACGAGAGATCAGTGAATGAACGATGTGTCGTGCTCTCCTTCCTTTTTCGGTATCTGCGCCAAGCTGCTTGTAAGAAGCGTGCAGCCCATGTCCTCCATTGCAGGGAATAGAACCTGAACAaacatatatgaatcattttttcttttcttttttctattttcttgctTAACATGGAATTGACTTTGATCTTTTACCACAGTCTTAGCAGCACTTGTGATATGCACAAGAGTGGCACTATTAAGGATGATTTCCTATCCAATTAATCTGATTTTGTTAAATGAAAACTTTGATGGGATGATCTAAACAAACTACAATGATCAGAATCTAAAGTCTAAACAAAAGTCATGGTTTCAGATTATATGTGTGGTGtgtgcccccccccccccccccccccctttttttttaccaGTGTAAcactttttacattaaaaaaaatagaatagattaaactaattaattactcTTGAAGTTTTGTGATCTTAAACTCTCTGACTTTTATCTATTCTTACACtaattctcttaattttttaaaatataaatgaaacctaaaggagtttaatttatataagagACGTTactgtaaatattaaaaaaatatataaatttaaataatttcaaaaaccTAGAAGTACGTAATTAGTgcatttattctacaaaatatataataattttataacgtcatatataacatttttattaatcttCTTACTAATAAAGAGAGTATTAAATTgtcttatgtttttaaaataggtttaaatattatttttgactCCTATAGTTGCATTACTTTCTAATTtagtaaaaacaattttttattataaaaaattatttcataggaatcaaattgaatataaaaaaatgtcactaTAGGGTCAAATTGgcatgtaataaattttttttataaagtatgaagaaaactaatatatatagaaAGATACACAATTACTCAAAACATAATTAATGATGTGACTAGAATATAGTTTCTACAGCACCTGAAAGTGTGCTGAAGTTGTTTGCTGTTTAAAAGCCGTCGAAATTGGGAAGCAACAAACATCAAGTCATCAGACATGAGAGCAAAGGCTTCAACTGTTGATATAGTTTGCACAGTTCTAGTTGAAATGGGTAGATTTGAGGATGAGTTGGGGTCCAATGCCCATGTTAGAAGCTCTTCTCCACAGAAGTCACCAGCCTTGATCTCAAAGGAGTTGAAGAAACCAGTTCTTCCACCATTTGTTGTGGCAGTAGCTAGTTTTCCCCGCATTATGAACAGCATTTCATCAACTGGATCCCCTTCACGAACTATGTAACTTTTCTCTGTGTAAAGAACTGGCTTCAGTCTGTCACACAGTGCATCCAACAACTGATTATCCATGTCCTCAAACATTGGTACCTAGACCAATAAATAAGAAGTAAAAAATGCTCATCACACATACAAGTATTGCTGAGAAATAGTATATGAAAAGAAACCTTAAGAACACACTCTACTCTTTGTCACACTCTTTTgctgattttgtaattttcaatatattttaataaattagaaaaaatgtaTTTGAAGAAGTGTGTTATAAGTATGTATAGGTAGGaggctaaaaaaatataacttagaTGCAGTTACTTAATTCTTGTGTATATCTCTAATCCGATTTGAAAGAGATAATTCCCGTGATAAAAACTTGCATTAAAGGTAGCACGCGTAGGTTATCAAACTGAAACTTCAATTCTAAGTAAAGATATGCATGAAAAGTACTTATGGAACTCTAATtctaattgaaaaataacacCAAGTGAATGGAGAGATGGATATGGATGATATATACACACTTTTCTAAGTAGTTCTAAGCAAAGATGACGCTTGATATCCCTTCTGAGATCTTTAGGGAGGTTGCGAATCAATGTCTCCTCTTCAGCACCCTTATTTTCTTGCCATTTGTATTGCTCATACCTTCTAATTCTTTCCTTCAGCAAATCTGGTAGCATACGGTGGGACATCCACAGTTCTGCATCCCTCCTTTTGACTCTCATCTCTTCAACTCTCACACTGGTAGATTGTAGATATTTCTGTAACAATAATCAACACCATGAATTCAACAAATATATCAAGGGTGGAATGTAATAATGTAGCTGACTCTTTTAATTAACACccaaaattgatgaaaaattgGTTTCCCTTTTAAGGTTTAAAACCTGTCCTCTTAACTTGCTTGCTTGTTCTTTACACCATCAcaaaattcttttctttttttatttatttgcaaaccaagaaaagaaaaagaaatactcATGAGTTACACTATATGACTAGGGATGTGTAATTAATGACACCAATATGCAAGATCACTCTTATCTTGTCTATAATCTCATCTCATAGTCCTTGTTGCCAAAGAATTACCTGCATGTTTGCAATAAGTGATGCAAATAGAACCAATCCAAAGACAGCAATTAAGATAGCAAAGATTATCTCCCCAACATAACTACTTGTCTCGAGACCTTGCCCAACAGAActgcaaaaaggaaaaaaaaaaatactttaggtagcattatattatattatgctTTCCTTGATAAgaagttataaaaattaagtcCACAAAAACGTTGGGAACAAAAGACAGAAGTTCCAAAATAAAATGTGAATGTTGCATATATTGAGGCAAGAGTAGAGAAGATTTATTTACCAACCTTACACTGCGCAAACCCCACCAAAAGCAATAGAAGAACTTGTGAGTAAAATCTGTAGTTGATTCCACCACGCGAGACTTTAGAGCCTCTACAAACATTCCAAAATTGAAAGTTGCCAGGTTTTCTATGCTTTCTGGATCAATGTAAGGGCAAGAATATTTGAGAAGCGATAGAACAATGGGATTGTTACGTCCACAGCTAAGGTAGGATTCATGAAAGATCATAGTAGTCTTCAACTGCCTTCGCCAGCACCGCAACCTTGATTCAACCGAAAATAGATACCAGAATGCTCCAACAACCTGGTATGTCACATGTACTTGGTGGTCATAATAGCATGATATATAACTAGGAACATAGGTAAGGTGTTATGAATGTAAGTGACAAAATCAACTCACATGACTTGCTAGCATATACAGAAAAAGATTGAAAGCAGCTCCAGCCCATGCTGTCTCAGTCAATATGCCAGAAGTTCTTGTTACTTCTTTGAATAACGGGTAAATCCGCAGAAGTCTTGGCACGTACTGGGTTATTATTGTGTACTTCAATAAATCCTTTCCCACATAAGGAACTGAGCATTTTGGAATTGAGACCGTAGCTAAAATGACCATCTAAGAAAACATTAAAGGTGTTAAAACAACATCAAATTATGTCTTTCACAGCAAACtgaacttaattaaaattagtacTAATGCAGCTTCACTTTGGATACCATGTAATTGTCATATGAAAATATCAAAAGCACTAAAACCATTCCATTTCCAAGGGCTTATTTAGTGAGTTGTCATACACTGTTACTGTCAACTAATCAAAAATCATCCTTATCGTGACTTTCAAAGTAGTTGTTATCAAAGTCAACATACTTATCAAACATGACAATTTGTTAGAGAATGAGATactgtaaaaaaatgtttacactGTCATAGTATATTAAATAATGTCTTAAATATTTAGACTTTTGAGGTTACAGCACGTGAAGGTTCAAACTGATATGTCTAGTGGTTTCTCTACAAAGTACGGTTATGGGGTAATTAACACTTCAATGACAGTTAatgatgatatattaaaaagaattttcgTCTTCTGAGTTGAGAATTAGTTTAGAAGAGGGAAATACCTGAGGAAGTGGAATAATTGATAGAATATCAATGATGAAGTAAGAGCTTAAGTATCTCATTACTATGGCCCAAGGATCATTAACTAGCTCACCCCTTCCAAGTACACGAGAGGAAGGTGCAATAAACCCGGTTCGAAACTGAAAGATGATGTGAAGAATGTAGAAAAGATCAAAGAATGTGCGGAGAACACTGGCAGTAATCTTCAGTGTTCCATCCAAAGCAAGGCATTGTTTCTTGTCATCAATCATTGGGATGTAAAAGAAAAGAGGGTCCACAGAGACTGCCATCACACTtgtaattacaaaaattttgtTCCACTTCTGAAGTGTTGCCCCCTGTGGATCAAGAACATGGCTCTGACAAGACGAATTTGTTATTGATCCATCAATGAGAGAACTTAAGCTTGGTCGAACTTTTCTTTTGAGAAATCCATCATTAGAAGAATCATTGTGCTCAATACTTGAAGAAGAAAGTGACTTCCAATCCAACCTGGACAGAAATATAAAACTCAGTTAAGAATCTTGAAGTAATAAAAATCATGTAGATGTTAGCATCGAAAGTTTCCAAcgataaaaaagaatcataagatcaaATCTCTTAAAAGGTCACTACAATTGTTGAGTACTGAATACCCCAAAAGTAATACAATATTGATCAAATTTCATTACTAGCAGTCAGAGATAGGAATAGGAATATAGGATAGTGTTTGTAACTTTGTGTAATTTGTAGTAGTATAGTAATCTTGGTGACATGATCATATTCAAATTATTGATTGCTCTTTATAGTGTCAATTTGTCAtacattaaacattttttaaaataggtaAATACCActtttgttttagaaaaatcaataaaatgattttttgttcTGAATGAGGAAAATGAACAACTTCTTTTCAGTCACAAAAGGAAAATGAA
The Glycine max cultivar Williams 82 chromosome 16, Glycine_max_v4.0, whole genome shotgun sequence genome window above contains:
- the LOC100798945 gene encoding putative cyclic nucleotide-gated ion channel 13, producing MTAKEKKFVRLDWKSLSSSSIEHNDSSNDGFLKRKVRPSLSSLIDGSITNSSCQSHVLDPQGATLQKWNKIFVITSVMAVSVDPLFFYIPMIDDKKQCLALDGTLKITASVLRTFFDLFYILHIIFQFRTGFIAPSSRVLGRGELVNDPWAIVMRYLSSYFIIDILSIIPLPQMVILATVSIPKCSVPYVGKDLLKYTIITQYVPRLLRIYPLFKEVTRTSGILTETAWAGAAFNLFLYMLASHVVGAFWYLFSVESRLRCWRRQLKTTMIFHESYLSCGRNNPIVLSLLKYSCPYIDPESIENLATFNFGMFVEALKSRVVESTTDFTHKFFYCFWWGLRSVSSVGQGLETSSYVGEIIFAILIAVFGLVLFASLIANMQKYLQSTSVRVEEMRVKRRDAELWMSHRMLPDLLKERIRRYEQYKWQENKGAEEETLIRNLPKDLRRDIKRHLCLELLRKVPMFEDMDNQLLDALCDRLKPVLYTEKSYIVREGDPVDEMLFIMRGKLATATTNGGRTGFFNSFEIKAGDFCGEELLTWALDPNSSSNLPISTRTVQTISTVEAFALMSDDLMFVASQFRRLLNSKQLQHTFRFYSLQWRTWAARFLQAAWRRYRKRKESTTHRSFTDLSYRFYSPRWRKWAACFIQASWRRYKKK